A genomic window from Sphingobacterium spiritivorum includes:
- the nuoK gene encoding NADH-quinone oxidoreductase subunit NuoK: protein MDNIVQHIQGVPLNHYLIFCSIIFAIGVIGVLIRRNVIIIMMSIELMLNAVNLLLAAFSSHHGDPSGQVFVFFIMALAAAEVAVGLAIIIMVYRNTKSVDIESLSRLRW, encoded by the coding sequence ATGGATAATATTGTTCAACACATACAAGGGGTACCATTAAATCATTATCTGATTTTTTGCAGTATCATTTTTGCAATCGGAGTGATTGGTGTTTTGATCAGACGTAATGTCATCATTATCATGATGTCGATTGAACTGATGCTGAATGCTGTCAATCTGTTGCTGGCCGCATTTTCTTCTCATCACGGAGACCCCAGCGGACAGGTATTTGTATTTTTCATTATGGCACTGGCTGCGGCAGAAGTGGCTGTCGGTCTTGCGATTATTATTATGGTATATCGAAATACCAAATCAGTTGATATTGAATCGTTAAGTCGATTGCGTTGGTAA
- the nuoL gene encoding NADH-quinone oxidoreductase subunit L: protein MIELIWLIPLLPLIGFLINGIGQHILPKSLIGVIGSGVVLASFLISCGIFSTVYEARVAGDAAVFTQEIFNWIKVGNLSISLSFLVDPLSSIMLLIVTGIGFLIHVYSIGYMHKDKGFGKFFAYLNLFIFFMLLLVLGSNYLVMFIGWEGVGLCSYLLIGFWYTNDSYASAAKKAFVMNRIGDLGFLLAVFFIFYAFGSLEFASVFPKAKELAMGDTSLLVITILLFIAATGKSAQIPLFTWLPDAMAGPTPVSALIHAATMVTAGIYMIARSNIMFTLSPVTMQIIAIIGVATALLAAFIALTQNDIKKVLAYSTVSQLGYMFLGLGVGAFTGAFFHVLTHAFFKALLFLGAGSVIHAMSDEQDMRKMGGLRKKLPVTYFTMLIGTIAIAGIPPLSGFFSKDEILAFAFAENKLLWTIGFIAALCTAFYMFRLLYLTFFGTFRGTEEQKHHLHESPVSMTLPLIILAVLAAVGGLMNIPEALGGGHKLANFLAPVFADSQSIKGTFHIDHQTEYILMAVSALAAVIMAVVAYGRYVKRGYVPKSDALEDSGLHKLSYHKLYVDELYDSVIVKPLNAFSRFLYKVIDRSGIDGIVNGIGNLFVSSGKGIRQLQNGHVGFYIFMMVVAVVVLFVYGILSV from the coding sequence ATGATTGAATTAATTTGGTTGATCCCTCTCTTACCGTTAATTGGTTTTTTAATCAATGGAATCGGTCAGCATATCCTTCCCAAGTCTCTTATCGGAGTTATTGGAAGCGGAGTGGTGCTGGCTTCTTTCCTGATCAGTTGCGGAATATTCTCGACCGTATATGAGGCCAGAGTTGCCGGAGACGCAGCCGTATTTACACAAGAAATCTTCAATTGGATTAAAGTTGGCAACTTAAGTATTTCCCTATCTTTCTTAGTGGATCCGCTGAGTTCTATTATGTTGCTGATCGTTACAGGAATAGGCTTTCTGATACATGTATATTCTATTGGATATATGCATAAGGATAAAGGTTTTGGTAAGTTTTTCGCTTATCTCAATCTGTTTATCTTCTTTATGTTGCTATTGGTCTTAGGCTCTAACTATTTGGTCATGTTTATTGGCTGGGAAGGTGTAGGTCTATGCTCCTATTTACTCATCGGATTCTGGTATACTAATGACTCCTATGCATCAGCAGCAAAAAAAGCTTTTGTAATGAACCGCATAGGGGACCTTGGTTTTCTTTTAGCTGTTTTCTTTATCTTTTATGCCTTCGGGTCATTAGAGTTCGCTTCTGTATTTCCTAAAGCAAAAGAACTGGCTATGGGTGACACCTCTTTGCTTGTCATCACGATCTTATTATTTATAGCTGCCACCGGTAAATCTGCACAAATCCCATTGTTTACGTGGCTGCCTGATGCCATGGCAGGACCAACTCCTGTATCGGCACTTATCCATGCCGCAACCATGGTTACTGCGGGTATTTATATGATAGCAAGATCTAACATTATGTTTACGCTTTCACCCGTAACGATGCAGATTATTGCCATCATTGGTGTGGCAACGGCTTTATTGGCGGCGTTTATTGCACTGACTCAGAATGATATTAAGAAAGTACTGGCCTATTCAACTGTTTCCCAGCTGGGTTATATGTTTTTAGGTTTGGGTGTGGGTGCTTTTACAGGTGCTTTCTTCCATGTTCTGACGCATGCATTTTTCAAAGCGCTATTATTTCTCGGAGCAGGATCTGTCATTCATGCGATGAGTGATGAGCAGGATATGCGTAAGATGGGAGGACTTCGTAAGAAGTTACCTGTGACTTATTTTACCATGCTCATTGGTACAATTGCAATAGCAGGTATTCCACCTTTATCAGGATTCTTCTCCAAGGATGAGATACTGGCCTTTGCGTTTGCGGAGAATAAACTGTTGTGGACAATAGGATTTATTGCGGCTCTGTGCACGGCCTTTTATATGTTCAGATTGTTGTATCTTACATTCTTTGGTACATTCCGTGGAACGGAAGAGCAAAAGCATCATCTTCACGAGTCGCCTGTTTCCATGACGCTGCCCTTAATTATATTGGCAGTTCTGGCAGCAGTTGGTGGGCTGATGAATATTCCGGAGGCTCTGGGCGGAGGACATAAACTTGCTAACTTCCTGGCACCTGTATTTGCTGACAGCCAATCCATCAAAGGGACTTTCCATATTGATCATCAGACAGAATATATTTTAATGGCTGTATCTGCTTTAGCGGCAGTGATTATGGCTGTAGTGGCATACGGACGATATGTAAAAAGAGGATATGTACCAAAATCTGACGCTTTGGAAGATAGCGGACTGCATAAATTATCTTATCACAAGCTGTATGTAGATGAGCTTTACGATAGTGTTATTGTAAAACCTCTTAATGCATTTTCAAGATTCTTATATAAAGTAATAGATCGTTCGGGTATAGATGGTATCGTTAACGGTATCGGCAATTTGTTTGTCTCCTCAGGAAAAGGAATCCGTCAATTACAGAATGGCCATGTTGGATTCTATATCTTCATGATGGTCGTTGCTGTGGTTGTATTGTTTGTATATGGAATTTTAAGCGTTTAA
- a CDS encoding complex I subunit 4 family protein, with translation MTNLFILLLLPLISAGVLAFVKNSQPAKIIALTLSLLQLAFTIPFLCQFVPDASVQFEQNYSWIESLGIHFHIGLDGISLPLVLLTNALMPLIVLSTFSKTYKGNLYALVAFMQAGLVLVFTALDAFTFYVGWEIALIPIYFICALWGEGDRIRVNLKFFVYTFLGSIFMLVAIIYLQQQTVNKDFEWSSFVALDLTESVQRWIFWAFFLAFAIKIPLFPFHTWQPNTYTNAPTVGTMLLAGIMLKMGIYGLIRWLIPIAPEGVAEYGHIAMILAVIGIVYASIIAIQQKDMKRLIAYSSIAHVGLISAGVFAWNLQGLQGAMIQMINHGISVIGLFYVLDIIASKTGTRSLADLGGLAKRMPNLAIFFLIIVMGAVGLPLTNGFVGEFLLLMGVYKYGFWYAVFAGLTLILGAVYMLRLYQKSMLGPLKEQNSHVTDINGHEIVLLSIVVIAIIYIGVTPNGLLGLSEASVQQLLQQVKF, from the coding sequence ATGACTAACCTTTTTATACTGCTTTTATTACCACTGATTAGTGCTGGTGTTCTGGCATTTGTGAAGAATTCGCAACCTGCTAAGATCATTGCATTGACTTTGTCTTTACTGCAATTAGCTTTCACGATTCCTTTTTTGTGTCAGTTTGTCCCTGATGCCAGTGTTCAGTTTGAACAAAACTATAGCTGGATTGAGAGTTTAGGAATACATTTTCATATCGGACTGGATGGAATTAGTTTGCCTCTGGTTTTACTGACAAATGCACTTATGCCTTTGATCGTATTATCGACGTTCTCTAAAACATACAAGGGTAATCTTTACGCTTTGGTCGCTTTTATGCAAGCCGGTCTGGTATTGGTATTCACTGCATTAGATGCTTTTACATTTTATGTAGGATGGGAGATTGCATTGATTCCGATTTACTTTATCTGTGCACTTTGGGGCGAAGGAGACCGTATACGTGTCAATCTTAAGTTTTTTGTTTATACCTTCCTCGGAAGTATTTTTATGTTGGTTGCGATTATTTATTTGCAACAACAGACTGTCAACAAGGATTTTGAATGGAGTTCTTTTGTGGCACTTGATCTGACTGAGTCTGTACAGCGCTGGATTTTCTGGGCATTCTTTCTCGCTTTTGCTATTAAGATTCCTTTGTTCCCGTTTCATACATGGCAACCTAATACTTATACCAATGCACCTACTGTAGGTACAATGTTACTGGCGGGTATTATGTTAAAAATGGGTATTTATGGTCTGATCCGCTGGTTGATTCCGATTGCACCGGAAGGAGTGGCTGAATACGGCCATATTGCTATGATATTAGCGGTTATCGGAATTGTATATGCTTCTATTATTGCTATTCAGCAAAAAGATATGAAACGCCTGATTGCTTATTCTTCTATCGCACACGTTGGGCTGATCAGTGCCGGGGTGTTTGCATGGAATCTGCAAGGATTGCAGGGAGCTATGATACAGATGATCAACCACGGTATCTCTGTTATCGGATTATTCTATGTGTTGGATATTATAGCCAGTAAAACCGGAACAAGATCTCTGGCTGATCTTGGGGGATTAGCCAAGCGTATGCCGAATCTGGCCATATTCTTCCTGATCATTGTAATGGGGGCTGTCGGGCTGCCGTTGACAAATGGTTTTGTAGGAGAATTTTTATTGTTGATGGGGGTTTATAAATATGGGTTCTGGTATGCTGTATTTGCCGGTCTGACACTGATTTTAGGGGCGGTATACATGCTGCGTCTTTATCAAAAATCTATGTTGGGCCCCTTGAAAGAACAAAATAGTCATGTTACGGATATCAACGGACATGAAATAGTATTGCTGAGTATTGTTGTGATAGCCATTATTTATATCGGTGTGACTCCAAATGGTTTATTGGGCCTGTCAGAAGCTTCTGTACAACAATTGCTTCAGCAAGTGAAATTTTAG
- a CDS encoding NADH-quinone oxidoreductase subunit N has product MGAIITLSLLGILVLYMGLYKAKNALLPVTLLGLAGALVFLILDWNKVAEPLYSGMIIFDHFAIGFSVLSILITALVLLLSKEYFWSISEHVAEYYALILFSLTGAILVNSYHNFAMLFIGIEIMSVALYILVGIRKQDFASNEASLKYFLMGAFSTGFLLFGIALIYGASGSFDLDVIKGYVIAHPHDISPLFYAGILFLIVGLCFKVGAAPFHFWTPDVYDGAPILITSYMSTVVKAASFAGMLRLFSSAFVPLHEYWTPILLTIAIITLFIGNISALMQHSFKRMLAYSSIAHAGYMLFAVISIGNQSASAILAYATAYSLASVIAFGALILVKREVGSDNFSAFNGLAKRNPWLALVVTVAMLSLAGIPLTAGFIGKFMMFTIAMNNYHIVLLILAAVNAVIGVFYYLRVVVAMYFRESEQDSSKVNIPVNYSFVFLIAVLLTVLIGIYPDCLIKLI; this is encoded by the coding sequence ATGGGTGCGATTATTACGCTGTCTTTATTAGGAATATTAGTTTTATACATGGGACTGTATAAGGCTAAAAATGCCTTATTGCCTGTTACACTGCTGGGATTGGCCGGTGCATTAGTTTTTCTAATACTGGATTGGAACAAAGTTGCCGAACCGCTTTACAGCGGTATGATCATATTCGATCACTTCGCTATAGGTTTTTCTGTACTTTCTATTCTCATCACGGCATTAGTGCTGTTACTTTCCAAAGAATATTTTTGGTCTATCAGTGAGCATGTTGCAGAATATTATGCTTTAATTCTGTTCTCACTGACGGGAGCTATACTCGTTAATTCCTATCATAATTTTGCTATGCTTTTTATCGGTATAGAGATTATGTCGGTCGCATTATATATTCTTGTCGGTATCAGAAAGCAGGATTTTGCTTCGAATGAAGCTTCTTTGAAATATTTCCTTATGGGTGCATTCTCAACCGGATTTTTGCTTTTTGGTATTGCTCTGATTTATGGAGCGTCAGGCTCTTTTGATCTGGACGTAATCAAAGGGTATGTGATTGCTCATCCGCATGATATTTCTCCGTTATTCTATGCCGGAATTCTATTTTTGATTGTAGGATTATGCTTTAAGGTAGGAGCTGCTCCATTCCATTTCTGGACACCCGATGTCTATGACGGAGCACCGATTTTGATCACCAGCTATATGAGTACTGTAGTCAAGGCAGCCTCTTTTGCCGGTATGCTACGTCTTTTCAGTTCGGCTTTCGTTCCGCTACATGAGTATTGGACACCAATTTTACTTACGATTGCGATTATAACGCTGTTTATAGGTAATATTTCAGCTTTGATGCAGCACTCTTTTAAACGTATGCTTGCGTATTCCAGTATAGCGCATGCAGGTTATATGCTATTTGCTGTGATCTCGATTGGTAATCAATCGGCGAGTGCGATTTTGGCATATGCAACAGCTTACTCATTAGCATCGGTTATTGCTTTCGGTGCATTGATCCTTGTAAAACGTGAGGTGGGTTCGGATAACTTTTCCGCATTCAACGGTCTTGCAAAACGTAATCCCTGGCTTGCACTGGTAGTGACAGTGGCCATGCTTTCACTGGCAGGTATTCCATTGACAGCAGGTTTTATCGGTAAATTTATGATGTTTACCATAGCGATGAACAATTACCATATTGTATTGTTGATTCTTGCAGCGGTGAACGCTGTGATAGGTGTATTTTATTATCTGCGAGTGGTGGTGGCTATGTATTTCAGAGAGAGTGAGCAGGATTCTTCAAAAGTAAATATTCCTGTTAACTATTCTTTTGTCTTCCTTATCGCAGTTTTGCTAACAGTCCTGATCGGTATTTATCCTGATTGTTTGATAAAGCTTATCTGA